One window from the genome of Zymoseptoria tritici IPO323 chromosome 11, whole genome shotgun sequence encodes:
- the MGSUL2 gene encoding MGSUL2 probable sulphate transporter 2 (Probable sulphate transporter 2, Note there are four sulphate transporter-like proteins in this species.), which yields MAKVLNRMVNDVRTDYTWNRVGRLAKQGIKATPTTAAHYALDKVPIIGWLPRYDYRWIINDVIAGLTIGLMLIPQSLSYAKIATIPVEYGLMSSWVPPLLYTFMGSTKGTDLSTGPTSLLGLTTHEVIKSIGTDEYTPQQIASAVAMCIGLYGIILGFLNLGFLLEFISLPVLSGFITAVAITIGLNQMDSLLGEDNVGDGAATQIHDIFQQLPNANGYACAIGFGGIIFMTILEKAGKRWGDKYKIVWLLSITRAFLCLVVFTGISYGVNKKFGTDSDRYLFEVVKVKSSGIATPEVPSSALISKTFPRSIAAFVGSALEHVAIARAFAVKNNYQSDQTQELSYYGVTNFVNSFFHSMGVGGAMSRTSVNSQCKVKSPLSGIMTVAVVLIGIFEVSDALYWIPKSTLAAIIITAIWPLIQPPSTFYRYWKTSLADFISSMIAFWVCLFVSTEYGLAAAVGFNIVYVLLRQVFTNAQSISSNNDAEVSQLLPHTPTHPSTIPEDVRIFRFKESFFFPNAHRIKSGMMDSIQTHHAPAYTARNGAEAERNWSVQSERHVARLRRKTKITDPSSLPPIHLVVMDFTRCNHLDTTAVTQLKQFVAELRLYAGKEVELRFTGMSDYVWSRMSRARFEVVDEEEDGGEDEAVRHYGSLAKAVFGPRRRRDSEDVGGDMEKKGNAVEEIEEVEQRV from the exons ATGGCCAAGGTCCTCAATCGCATGGTGAACGATGTCCGCACGGATTATACCTGGAACCGAGTCGGCCGTCTGGCGAAACAGGGCATCAAAGCCACTCCCACAACAGCCGCTCACTACGCGCTGGACAAAGTGCCCATCATCGGCTGGCTGCCACGATACGACTACCGATGGATAATCAACGATGTCATTGCCGGTCTGACAATCGGACTTATGCTCATCCCGCAGAGTTTGTCTTACGCCAAAATCGCTACGATCCCGGTCGAATATGGCCTGATGTCGAGCTGGGTGCCGCCGTTGCTGTATACGTTTATGGGATCAACGAAAG GAACAGATCTCTCCACTGGCCCGACTTCGCTACTTGGCTTGACTACCCACGAGGTGATCAAGTCTATCGGGACCGATGAGTACACGCCGCAACAGATTGCTTCTGCGGTAGCTATGTGCATTGGGCTGTACGGTATTATCCTTGGGTTCCTCAACCTTGGATTTCTGCTTGAATTCA TCTCCCTCCCGGTCCTCAGCGGCTTCATCACGGCCGTAGCCATCACCATCGGTCTCAACCAAATGGATTCCCTCCTCGGAGAAGACAACGTAGGCGACGGAGCAGCGACACAAATCCACGACATCTTCCAACAGCTCCCCAACGCAAACGGCTACGCCTGTGCCATCGGCTTCGGCGGCATCATCTTCATGACCATCCTCGAAAAAGCCGGCAAGCGATGGGGAGACAAATACAAAATCGTCTGGCTGCTCTCTATCACCCGCGCCTTCCTCtgcctcgtcgtcttcaccGGCATCAGCTACGGCGTTAACAAGAAATTCGGCACCGACAGCGATCGCTACCTCTTCGAAGTCGTCAAGGTCAAGTCTTCCGGCATCGCAACACCCGAAGTCCCATCTTCCGCTCTCATCTCCAAGACCTTCCCACGCAGTATCGCCGCCTTTGTCGGTTCAGCTCTCGAGCACGTCGCCATCGCCCGCGCCTTCGCCGTCAAAAACAACTACCAAAGCGACCAGACGCAAGAACTCTCCTACTACGGCGTCACCAACTTCGTCAACTCCTTCTTTCACTCCATGGGCGTCGGCGGCGCCATGTCCCGCACCTCCGTCAACTCCCAATGCAAAGTCAAATCCCCCTTATCAGGCATCATGACCGTCGCCGTAGTCCTCATCGGCATCTTCGAAGTCTCCGACGCCCTCTACTGGATCCCCAAATCCACCCTCGCagccatcatcatcacagCCATCTGGCCCCTCATCCAACCCCCCTCAACATTCTACCGCTACTGGAAAACCTCCCTCGCAGACTTCATCTCCAGCATGATCGCCTTCTGGGTCTGCCTCTTCGTCAGCACGGAATACGGCCTCGCAGCGGCAGTAGGCTTCAACATCGTCTACGTCCTTCTCCGCCAAGTCTTCACAAACGCTCAATCCATATCCTCCAACAACGACGCCGAAGTCtcccaactcctccctcACACTCCAACCCATCCTTCAACAATCCCCGAAGACGTGCGCATCTTCCGCTTCAAAgaatccttcttcttccccaACGCCCACAGGATCAAAAGCGGGATGATGGACAGCATCCAAACCCACCACGCACCCGCCTACACCGCGCGCAACGGCGCAGAAGCAGAACGAAACTGGTCGGTCCAAAGCGAACGCCACGTAGCCCGACTACGGAGGAAGACGAAAATCACCGACCCCTCAAGTCTCCCGCCAATCCACCTCGTGGTCATGGATTTCACACGCTGCAACCACCTCGATACCACGGCTGTGACGCAATTGAAGCAGTTCGTCGCGGAGTTGAGGCTGTATGCTGGGAAAGAGGTGGAGTTGAGGTTTACGGGTATGTCGGATTATGTGTGGAGTCGCATGTCGAGGGCGAGGTTTGAGGttgtggatgaggaggaggatggcggagaagatgaggcgGTGAGGCATTATGGGAGTTTGGCAAAGGCTGTGTTTgggccgaggaggaggagggacagTGAGGATGTTGGTGGGGATatggagaagaaggggaatgcggtggaggagattgaggaggtggagcagAGGGTCTAG
- the TAFV2401 gene encoding transcription initiation factor TFIID, subunit TAF5 (Subunit (90 kDa) of TFIID and SAGA complexes, involved in RNA polymerase II transcription initiation and in chromatin modification) gives MATQPAPPSRTSSVGPQGGAGNMSAPPPAQAGAAGGQQGANPQQNLNQIVLEYLNKKGYARTEAMLRRESANTDPSGAPVPTSIDEMGGKKYGRAFDLTQNWIDNVLDIYKPELKRLLWPLFVYSFFQCISDFFSKDGQELFQRFREQFEGEHTDDIRAISAIFEPEHLTSNDIAQLYRNNKYRLSLSNMAFQTLVTYLEAKDNEGGKIVLNIIQANLDIRIVDRAATGGERSLGKLLAQREGNLDVPAEDEGIPGHNPGSANLDPKAPAVLSKLSLGPLPMEADLMEDVKAELQDHDSANPPAAGQNSLLDEFEQRIKREPLDDVPTRDVLPFPPSTARDVAMEVQKVKENRDRFRIEGRTGGVGPGLSVTMFTFHNTFDSINCIEFSGDNTLVAAGTSESYIRVWSLDNKALTSPTDPASYTPSSSRRLVGHSGPVYSLSFSPSIALPEPQTNGHSNPISHDSHPRYLLSSSADNTIRLWSLDTWTNLVVYRSHTLPVWDVRFSPQGHYFVSASADRTARLWSTPQIAPLRLFVGHDADVECVAWHPNSAYVFTGSGGGDRTVRMWDVQRGQAVRIFTGHTGNVTALMCAPNGQVVASADDRGEILLWNIATGRLEKRMRGHGRGGIWSLDWSVESSVLVSGGADGTVRVWDIQANKDAQGKVVGEGGAGTKIDGAGGVGGAAGAAGGKGKKKDVVVSPDQISAFPTKKSPVYRVRFTQMNLVMAGGAYLP, from the exons ATGGCGACGCAGCCGGCGCCGCCGTCGCGAACGAGTAGTGTCGGACCTCAGGGCGGAGCGGGAAATATGAgtgcgccgccgccggcacAAGCTGGCGCTGCTGGTGGGCAGCAGGGAGCGAATCCGCAGCAGAATTTGAATCAGATT GTCCTCGAATACCTCAACAAAAAAGGTTATGCGCGCACCGAGGCCATGCTCCGGCGGGAGAGCGCCAACACCGATCCGAGTGGAGCCCCAGTACCCAcatcgatcgacgagatggGCGGCAAGAAGTACGGCCGCGCATTCGACCTCACGCAGAACTGGATCGACAATGTCCTCGACATCTACAAACCCGAGCTGAAGCGTCTTCTTTGGCCGCTGTTTGTCTACTCCTTCTTCCAATGCATCTCCGACTTCTTTAGCAAAGATGGACAAGAGTTGTTTCAGCGATTTCGAGAGCAGTTCGAGGGCGAGCATACAGATGATATTAGAGCGATCTCTGCCATATTCGAACCGGAGCACTTGACCAGCAATGACATTGCGCAGCTGTACCGCAACAACAAATACCGCTTGTCGCTCAGCAACATGGCGTTCCAAACGCTCGTCACATACCTCGAGGCCAAGGACAACGAGGGCGGCAAGATTGTGCTTAATATCATCCAAGCCAACCTCGACATTCGGATAGTAGACCGTGCCGCGACTGGGGGTGAGCGCAGTCTTGGTAAACTTCTCGCGCAACGGGAAGGGAACCTGGACGTTCCagcagaagatgaaggaaTACCCGGACACAATCCCGGATCCGCCAATCTCGACCCGAAGGCTCCAGCTGTCCTGTCAAAGCTTTCACTCGGCCCGCTCCCGATGGAGGCCGATCTCATGGAAGATGTCAAAGCCGAGCTTCAAGATCACGACTCTGCCAACCCTCCCGCCGCCGGACAAAATTCGCTTCTGGACGAATTTGAGCAGCGCATAAAACGCGAACCACTCGACGACGTACCAACACGAGACGTCCTCCCATTCCCACCATCGACTGCAAGAGACGTCGCCATGGAAGTGCAGAAAGTGAAGGAGAATCGAGACAGGTTTCGGATTGAAGGTCGGACAGGCGGCGTTGGGCCCGGTCTCAGCGTCACGATGTTCACTTTCCACAACACCTTCGACAGCATCAACTGTATCGAGTTCTCCGGCGACAACACATTGGTGGCTGCTGGCACGTCAGAGTCATACATCAGAGTCTGGTCTCTCGACAACAAAGCGCTCACCTCTCCGACCGATCCCGCATCCTACACACCTTCATCATCTCGCCGATTGGTTGGCCACTCAGGTCCAGTCTactcgctctccttctcgccatCCATCGCTCTTCCCGAACCACAGACCAACGGTCACAGCAACCCCATCTCGCACGATTCGCACCCACGATACCTTctctcatcctccgccgacaACACCATCCGCCTCTGGTCTCTCGACACATGGACCAATCTAGTCGTCTACCGCTCCCACACATTACCAGTCTGGGATGTGCGCTTCTCTCCTCAAGGTCACTACTTCGTCTCCGCAAGCGCTGATCGCACCGCTCGTCTCTGGAGTACACCTCAAATTgcacctctccgcctcttcgTCGGCCACGATGCCGACGTCGAATGCGTCGCTTGGCATCCCAACTCCGCTTACGTCTTCACCGGATCCGGAGGCGGAGATCGCACCGTGCGTATGTGGGATGTTCAGCGCGGTCAAGCCGTGCGCATCTTCACTGGACATACTGGCAACGTCACTGCGCTGATGTGCGCTCCGAATGGACAAGTCGTCGCCAGCGCGGACGATCGTGGTGAGATCTTGCTGTGGAACATCGCCACCGGCCGACTTGAAAAGCGCATGCGCGGCCACGGCCGAGGCGGAATCTGGAGTCTTGACTGGAGCGTGGAGTCATCTGTTCTCGTCTCCGGTGGCGCAGACGGCACAGTGCGAGTCTGGGACATTCAAGCCAACAAGGACGCACAGGGTAAAGTCGTGGGCGAAGGCGGCGCTGGCACGAAGATCGATGGCGCGGGTGGCGTGGGTGGTGCGGCTGGTGCAGCGGGTgggaagggcaagaagaaagATGTGGTGGTGTCGCCAGATCAGATCTCGGCGTtcccgacgaagaagagtcCCGTGTATCGGGTCAGGTTCACGCAGATGAATTTGGTTATGGCGGGTGGTGCGTATTTGCCGTAG
- a CDS encoding Hypothetical protein (Putative mitochrondrial membrane protein without transmembrane domain; no putative conserved domains detected, no hits from blast. EST support indicates may be novel gene.) translates to MVAIKNALRLALLSLALSAKARKWTFRINVKRWDNLDCEGYKTLENPKALGTKIKDGDGCQSWPKGKSFYSFTWQWMKYVTGEKFREDISCALLVYELDDCGGHLVWWKDDANTWEDLGDCFAMHGMPGRSMKLTCRKKGVEPDWMDKTHWTSPMVYNETVVLPVPE, encoded by the exons ATGGTAGCCATCAAGAATGCCCTCAGACTCGCCTTGCTTTCGCTGGCGCTTTCGGCCAAAGCACGCAAGTGGACCTTTCGCATCAACGTGAAGCGATGGGACAACCTCGATTGCGAAGGGTACAAGACTCTCGAGAACCCCAAAGCTCTCGGAACGAAGATcaaggatggagatggaTGCCAATCGTGGCCGAAAGGAAAATCGTTCTACTCGTTCACGTGGCAGTGGATGAAGTACGTGACCGGGGAGAAGTTCCGGGAAGACATATCGTGTGCGCTGCTGGTGTACGAGCTGGATGACTGCGGTGGGCATCTGGTCTGGTGGAAGGACGAT GCCAACACTTGGGAAGATCTTGGTGATTGCTTTGCGATGCATGGGATGCCTGGTAGGAGCATGAAGTTGACATGCAGGAAGAAGGGCGTCGAGCCAGATTGGATGGATAAAACTCACTGGACTTCTCCAATGGTGTACAATGAGACTGTGGTGCTTCCTGTGCCGGAATGA